One window from the genome of Prosthecobacter sp. SYSU 5D2 encodes:
- a CDS encoding serine hydrolase produces MHFQRRTFLKHISLGTLGLCLPRTDAKSLDPVSSSLPRSTPEAQGIASKAILSFLDAVEENSFELHSFMMLRHGQVVAEGWWDPYGPEFVHTMYSMSKSFTSTAVGLAIAEGKLTVEDKVVSFFPDDLPETISENLAALRVKDLLTMSVGNEKEPTQPVVKSENWVRTFLAQKLAHKPGTVFMYNSAATYMCSAIVQKVTGQTILDYLTPRLFTPLGISGMKWESCPRGINTGGWGLSIQTEGMAKFGQLYLQKGQWHGAQILPAAWVEEATSFHIQQPGDPATGRPDWLQGYGYQFWRCQHGHYRGDGAFGQFTIVLPEHDAVIVMTSENKNMQGQLDLVWQHLLSAFHQPTKSEDGVLATRLDKLKLTPPAGIAGSPNKKRIDGKVFALEPNDAGFTSASFSFQNDACLLTLKAAGQSHEITCGLGRWHLGTAAIPDTPPRLISGGKPVKPVDSKIAASACWKDESSLSITLRYYETPHHDTLTCKFEGDQVTLSFLSSLAAMAAKPKDARKSVKGTMV; encoded by the coding sequence ATGCATTTCCAGCGCCGAACTTTTCTCAAACACATCAGCCTTGGCACGCTCGGTCTGTGTCTTCCACGCACGGATGCGAAAAGTCTGGACCCTGTATCCTCCAGCCTGCCGCGCAGCACGCCTGAGGCGCAGGGCATCGCCTCCAAAGCCATCCTGTCTTTTCTCGATGCGGTGGAGGAAAACAGCTTTGAGCTGCACAGCTTCATGATGCTGCGGCACGGTCAGGTCGTTGCCGAAGGCTGGTGGGATCCGTATGGCCCGGAGTTTGTTCACACCATGTACTCCATGAGCAAGAGCTTCACCTCCACAGCAGTGGGCCTCGCCATTGCCGAAGGCAAGCTGACGGTGGAGGACAAAGTGGTTTCCTTTTTCCCGGATGACCTGCCGGAGACGATCAGCGAGAACCTCGCCGCCCTTCGCGTGAAGGACCTGCTCACCATGTCCGTGGGCAATGAAAAAGAACCCACCCAGCCCGTGGTGAAGTCTGAAAACTGGGTGCGCACTTTCCTGGCGCAGAAGCTGGCTCACAAACCGGGCACGGTTTTCATGTATAACAGCGCCGCCACCTACATGTGCTCCGCCATTGTGCAGAAGGTCACCGGCCAGACGATTTTGGACTACCTCACTCCGCGCCTGTTTACCCCGCTTGGCATCAGCGGCATGAAGTGGGAGTCTTGTCCGCGCGGCATCAATACTGGCGGCTGGGGGCTGAGCATCCAGACGGAAGGCATGGCCAAGTTTGGCCAGCTTTATCTGCAGAAAGGCCAGTGGCATGGAGCACAGATCCTGCCCGCCGCCTGGGTGGAGGAAGCCACCTCCTTTCACATCCAGCAGCCCGGAGATCCGGCCACTGGCCGCCCCGACTGGCTGCAAGGCTACGGTTACCAGTTCTGGCGCTGCCAGCATGGTCATTACCGGGGCGACGGCGCCTTTGGCCAGTTCACCATCGTCCTGCCAGAGCATGATGCGGTCATCGTGATGACGAGTGAAAACAAGAACATGCAGGGCCAGCTAGACCTCGTCTGGCAGCACCTGCTTTCCGCTTTCCACCAGCCCACCAAGTCAGAAGATGGAGTCCTGGCCACGCGACTGGACAAACTGAAACTCACTCCACCAGCAGGCATCGCCGGCTCGCCTAACAAAAAGCGTATTGATGGTAAAGTCTTTGCGCTTGAACCAAACGATGCCGGTTTCACCTCAGCCAGTTTCAGCTTTCAGAATGATGCCTGTCTGCTGACCCTCAAAGCCGCCGGGCAATCCCATGAAATCACTTGTGGCCTGGGCCGCTGGCACCTCGGCACCGCTGCGATTCCCGACACTCCGCCGCGCCTGATCTCAGGCGGCAAGCCGGTCAAGCCGGTGGATTCAAAAATCGCCGCCAGCGCCTGCTGGAAGGATGAAAGCAGCCTCTCCATCACTCTCCGTTATTACGAAACGCCCCATCACGACACCCTCACCTGCAAGTTTGAAGGAGACCAGGTCACCCTCAGTTTCCTCAGCAGCTTGGCTGCTATGGCTGCAAAACCGAAAGATGCACGAAAATCTGTAAAAGGCACGATGGTGTGA
- a CDS encoding ABC transporter ATP-binding protein yields MNAPASAVPLVATDVHRTYTLGGHQLPVLQGVDLEVAAGEKVFLCGQSGAGKTTLLYVLGGLEKPTQGDVLVHGKSLYHGAAKARARMRNQTMGFVFQHYFLLPELTALENVLLPAMIGGRKAEGRARELLDRVGLTPRIDHLPTELSGGEQQRVAIARALINDPGILYADEPTGNLDASTGTGVMDMLISVVDESKKTLVVVTHDQQMAKRGDRRMIIRQGKLEEG; encoded by the coding sequence ATGAATGCCCCCGCCAGCGCCGTTCCCCTCGTCGCCACCGATGTACACCGCACCTACACCCTGGGCGGTCACCAGCTTCCAGTGCTCCAGGGGGTGGATCTGGAGGTGGCCGCCGGTGAAAAAGTCTTCCTTTGCGGCCAGTCTGGCGCGGGCAAGACGACCCTTCTTTATGTTTTGGGCGGCCTGGAAAAACCCACGCAGGGAGATGTCCTGGTCCACGGCAAGTCCCTCTACCATGGTGCTGCCAAAGCCCGCGCCCGGATGCGCAACCAGACCATGGGTTTCGTTTTCCAGCACTACTTTCTCCTGCCGGAGCTGACCGCGCTGGAAAACGTCCTGCTGCCTGCCATGATCGGTGGCCGCAAAGCCGAAGGCCGGGCCCGCGAGCTTCTGGACCGCGTCGGCCTCACCCCGCGTATTGACCACCTGCCCACGGAGCTCTCCGGCGGGGAGCAGCAGCGTGTGGCCATCGCCCGCGCTTTGATCAATGACCCCGGCATTCTCTATGCCGATGAACCCACCGGCAACCTGGATGCCAGCACTGGCACCGGCGTCATGGACATGCTCATCAGCGTGGTGGATGAATCCAAAAAAACGCTGGTCGTCGTCACTCATGACCAGCAGATGGCCAAACGCGGTGACCGCCGCATGATCATCCGCCAGGGCAAGCTGGAAGAAGGCTGA
- a CDS encoding sodium:proton antiporter, translating to MLPFLAAATEAHASLPPYWTVAPFALLLLCIALMPLFALHFWEHHYPKVAVGLGLVTAAYYLGVRGDWHPLQHAGHEYISFMALVGSLFVISGGINIRVKGEATPFRNTVFLAIGAVLANFIGTTGASMLMIRPWIKMNKYRITGFHVVFFIFIVSNVGGCLTPIGDPPLFLGFLRGVPFGWVLEHCWSGWAMACAMLLAVFFVVDTLNFRKAPKDVRDKETAHETFNITGLPNLFFLGLVLVAVFLPKNLQETLIGGVLSVPAIVMILAAAGSYFTTKPAVHESNDFNFGPVKEVGYLFIGIFLTMIPALQILQSGEAVQISTPIGYYFATGALSAFLDNAPTYLSFLAAAMGSEGLSVDSPVDVLAFAGSHAHILMAISMGAVFFGAGSYIGNGPNFMVKAIAEKAKVNTPDFLRYMWQFSIPVLLPILVVVGYVLLRGGH from the coding sequence ATGCTCCCATTCCTCGCCGCCGCTACCGAAGCCCACGCCTCATTGCCCCCGTACTGGACCGTTGCGCCCTTTGCCCTGCTGCTGCTGTGCATTGCGCTGATGCCGCTGTTCGCCCTGCATTTTTGGGAGCACCACTACCCGAAGGTGGCCGTCGGCCTGGGCCTGGTCACCGCTGCTTATTATTTAGGCGTGAGGGGAGACTGGCATCCGCTGCAGCATGCCGGGCATGAATACATCAGCTTCATGGCCCTCGTGGGATCGCTCTTTGTCATCTCAGGTGGCATCAATATTCGTGTCAAGGGGGAGGCGACTCCTTTTCGTAACACCGTCTTCCTGGCCATCGGTGCGGTCCTGGCCAATTTCATCGGCACCACCGGTGCCTCCATGCTGATGATCCGCCCCTGGATCAAGATGAACAAATACCGCATCACGGGCTTTCATGTGGTGTTTTTCATCTTCATCGTCAGCAACGTTGGCGGCTGCCTGACGCCGATTGGCGACCCTCCGCTGTTCCTCGGTTTCCTGCGCGGGGTGCCCTTTGGCTGGGTGCTGGAACATTGCTGGAGCGGCTGGGCGATGGCCTGCGCCATGCTGCTGGCTGTGTTTTTTGTGGTGGACACCCTTAACTTCCGCAAAGCCCCCAAAGACGTCCGGGACAAAGAAACGGCCCATGAGACATTTAATATCACCGGCCTGCCTAATCTGTTTTTCCTTGGCCTCGTTTTGGTGGCCGTCTTCTTGCCAAAAAACCTCCAGGAAACCCTCATCGGTGGCGTGCTCAGCGTTCCCGCCATTGTCATGATCCTGGCTGCAGCAGGCTCTTATTTCACCACCAAACCGGCGGTGCATGAATCCAATGACTTCAACTTTGGGCCGGTCAAAGAAGTGGGTTATCTTTTCATCGGCATCTTCCTAACGATGATCCCGGCTCTACAAATCCTGCAAAGCGGCGAGGCGGTGCAGATCAGCACACCCATTGGCTACTATTTCGCCACCGGTGCCCTCTCTGCTTTCCTGGACAATGCGCCTACTTACCTGAGCTTCCTGGCAGCCGCCATGGGCAGCGAGGGACTATCCGTGGATTCACCTGTGGACGTGCTGGCCTTTGCGGGCAGCCATGCACACATTCTCATGGCCATTTCGATGGGCGCGGTCTTCTTCGGTGCAGGCAGCTACATCGGCAACGGTCCCAACTTCATGGTCAAGGCCATTGCGGAGAAAGCCAAGGTCAACACCCCGGACTTCCTCCGCTACATGTGGCAGTTTTCCATCCCGGTGCTGCTGCCCATCCTGGTGGTGGTGGGTTATGTCCTGCTGCGCGGCGGGCACTGA